A window from Streptomyces sp. NBC_00335 encodes these proteins:
- the aceB gene encoding malate synthase A, translating into MSAPAPSSLAIVDAEPLPRQDEVLTEAALAFVAELHRRFAPRRAELLARRSVRRAEIARTSTLDFLPDTAQVREGDWKVAPAPAPLNDRRVEITGPTDRKMTINALNSGAKVWLADFEDASAPTWENVVLGQLNLIDAYERRIDFTDARTGKAYALKPAEELATVVMRPRGWHLEERHLQFEGGPASGSLVDFGLYFFHNAKRLIALGKGPYFYLPKTESHLEARLWNEIFVFAQDYVGIPQGTVRATVLIETITAAYEMDEILFELRDHAAGLNAGRWDYLFSIVKNFRDGGEKFVLPDRNAVTMTAPFMRAYTELLVKTCHKRGAHAIGGMAAFIPSRKDAEVNKVAFEKVKADKDREAGDGFDGSWVAHPDLVPIAMASFDAVLGEKPNQKDRLREDVSVAAGELIAIDSLDAKPTYDGLRNAVQVGIRYIEAWLRGLGAVGIFGLMEDAATAEISRSQIWQWINAGVVFENGKLATADLAREVAAAELAAIRAEVGEEAFTSGKWQQAHDLLLQVSLDTDYADFLTLPAYDQLIG; encoded by the coding sequence ATGTCCGCACCAGCGCCGTCATCGCTGGCCATCGTCGACGCCGAGCCCCTGCCCCGGCAGGACGAGGTCCTCACCGAAGCGGCTCTCGCCTTCGTGGCCGAGCTCCACCGGCGGTTCGCCCCCCGTCGTGCCGAGCTCCTCGCCCGCCGCTCCGTGCGCCGCGCCGAGATCGCCCGCACTTCCACGCTCGACTTCCTCCCGGACACCGCACAGGTCCGCGAGGGCGACTGGAAGGTGGCGCCGGCCCCGGCCCCGCTGAACGACCGCCGTGTGGAGATCACCGGCCCCACGGACCGCAAGATGACCATCAACGCCCTGAACTCGGGCGCCAAGGTCTGGCTCGCCGACTTCGAGGACGCCTCGGCTCCCACCTGGGAGAACGTGGTCCTCGGCCAGCTCAACCTGATCGACGCCTACGAGCGCCGCATCGACTTCACCGACGCCCGCACCGGCAAGGCGTACGCCCTCAAGCCCGCCGAGGAGCTCGCCACCGTCGTGATGCGCCCCCGCGGCTGGCACCTGGAGGAGCGCCACCTGCAGTTCGAGGGCGGCCCGGCCTCCGGCTCGCTCGTGGATTTCGGCCTGTACTTCTTCCACAACGCCAAGCGCCTCATCGCGCTCGGCAAGGGCCCGTACTTCTACCTGCCGAAGACCGAGTCCCACCTGGAGGCGCGCCTCTGGAACGAGATCTTCGTCTTCGCCCAGGACTACGTCGGCATCCCGCAGGGCACCGTCCGCGCGACCGTCCTGATCGAGACGATCACGGCCGCGTACGAGATGGACGAGATCCTCTTCGAGCTGCGCGACCACGCGGCGGGCCTGAACGCCGGCCGCTGGGACTACCTCTTCTCCATCGTCAAGAACTTCCGTGACGGCGGCGAGAAGTTCGTCCTGCCGGACCGCAACGCGGTGACGATGACGGCGCCCTTCATGCGGGCGTACACCGAACTCCTCGTCAAGACCTGCCACAAGCGCGGCGCGCACGCCATCGGCGGCATGGCGGCCTTCATCCCGTCCCGCAAGGACGCCGAGGTCAACAAGGTCGCCTTCGAGAAGGTCAAGGCCGACAAGGACCGCGAGGCCGGCGACGGCTTCGACGGCTCCTGGGTCGCCCACCCCGACCTGGTCCCGATCGCGATGGCCTCCTTCGACGCCGTGCTGGGCGAGAAGCCCAACCAGAAGGACCGCCTCCGCGAGGACGTCTCCGTCGCGGCCGGCGAGCTCATCGCGATCGACTCCCTCGACGCGAAGCCCACGTACGACGGCCTGCGCAACGCCGTCCAGGTCGGCATCCGCTACATCGAGGCGTGGCTGCGCGGCCTCGGCGCCGTCGGCATCTTCGGCCTGATGGAGGACGCCGCCACCGCCGAGATCTCGCGCTCGCAGATCTGGCAGTGGATCAACGCCGGCGTGGTCTTCGAGAACGGCAAGCTCGCCACCGCCGACCTCGCCCGCGAGGTCGCGGCCGCCGAACTCGCCGCGATCCGCGCCGAGGTCGGCGAGGAGGCCTTCACCTCGGGCAAGTGGCAGCAGGCCCACGACCTCCTCCTCCAGGTCTCCCTGGACACGGACTACGCGGACTTCCTGACCCTCCCCGCGTACGACCAGCTCATCGGCTGA
- the yczR gene encoding MocR-like transcription factor YczR has product MANGRVVQTADRMIGSRQLAALLPAEVLARPGYRALADAVRTLILDGRIALHVRLPAERELAEAVGASRATVTGAYDLLRESGYVRSRRGSGTWTELPEGHRPVGAHAIVGAGGYSADGDPGIDLAIAAMGAPEDSLTDAVAWAAPRLPAFARSPGYHPFGLPDLRTAIAERFTRRGLATRPEQILVTAGAQQAFALVVSLLCRPGDRVMTENPTYANALDALRHARLRTGSIAVSDAGWDLEIAESALRQTVPRLAYVIPDFHNPTGALMPEEQRLRLLAATRRTGTWLVVDETIADIALDVPAPAPLASLAPGGPGGADHVMTIGSLSKTHWGGLRVGWIRATAKMITELTAVRVAADMTGSVLDQLVALPLLEGLERTLPARLERLRGQRAALIASLERHTPEWSWHVPPGGLSLWVDLGEPVSSALADRAAAAGVIIGRGARFGVDPGTFEHRLRIPYTLSADRLDEGVRRLAEAFHGGVPLPSAVERPYWVA; this is encoded by the coding sequence ATGGCAAACGGGCGAGTGGTCCAGACGGCGGACAGAATGATCGGCAGCCGCCAGCTCGCGGCCCTGCTCCCGGCGGAGGTACTGGCCCGCCCCGGCTACCGGGCCCTGGCCGACGCCGTCCGCACCCTGATCCTCGACGGCCGGATCGCCCTGCACGTGCGCCTGCCCGCCGAACGCGAGCTCGCCGAGGCGGTCGGCGCCAGCCGGGCCACCGTCACCGGCGCCTACGACCTCCTGCGCGAGAGCGGCTACGTCCGCAGCCGCCGCGGTTCCGGGACCTGGACCGAGCTCCCCGAAGGCCACCGCCCGGTCGGCGCGCACGCCATCGTCGGCGCCGGCGGCTACAGCGCCGACGGAGATCCCGGCATCGACCTCGCCATCGCCGCCATGGGCGCCCCCGAGGACAGCCTCACCGACGCGGTGGCCTGGGCCGCGCCCAGACTCCCGGCCTTCGCCCGCAGCCCCGGCTACCACCCCTTCGGGCTGCCCGACCTGCGGACCGCCATAGCCGAGCGGTTCACCCGGCGGGGACTGGCGACCCGCCCCGAGCAGATCCTTGTCACGGCGGGCGCGCAGCAGGCGTTCGCGCTGGTGGTGAGTCTGCTGTGCCGGCCCGGGGACCGGGTGATGACCGAGAACCCGACCTACGCCAACGCCCTGGACGCCCTGCGCCACGCGCGGCTGCGCACCGGGTCGATCGCCGTCTCCGACGCGGGCTGGGACCTGGAGATCGCCGAGTCCGCGCTGCGCCAGACCGTGCCGAGGCTCGCGTACGTGATCCCCGACTTCCACAACCCGACGGGCGCGCTGATGCCGGAGGAACAGCGGCTGCGGCTGCTGGCGGCGACCCGGCGGACCGGGACCTGGCTGGTGGTCGACGAGACCATCGCCGACATCGCGCTCGACGTGCCGGCGCCCGCCCCGCTGGCCTCGCTGGCGCCGGGCGGGCCCGGCGGGGCCGATCACGTGATGACCATCGGCTCGCTGAGCAAGACCCACTGGGGCGGGCTGCGGGTCGGGTGGATCCGGGCCACCGCCAAGATGATCACGGAGCTCACGGCGGTACGGGTGGCGGCCGACATGACCGGCTCGGTCCTGGACCAGCTGGTGGCGCTGCCCCTGCTGGAGGGCCTGGAGCGGACGCTGCCCGCCCGGCTGGAGCGGCTGCGCGGGCAGCGGGCGGCGCTGATCGCCTCGCTGGAGCGGCACACCCCGGAGTGGTCCTGGCACGTTCCGCCGGGCGGGCTCTCGCTCTGGGTGGACCTGGGGGAGCCGGTCAGCTCCGCGCTGGCGGACCGGGCGGCGGCGGCCGGGGTCATCATCGGGCGGGGCGCGCGGTTCGGGGTGGACCCCGGGACCTTCGAGCACCGGCTGCGGATCCCGTACACCCTGTCGGCGGACCGGCTGGACGAGGGCGTACGGAGACTGGCGGAGGCCTTTCACGGGGGCGTGCCGCTGCCTTCGGCGGTGGAGCGGCCGTACTGGGTGGCTTAG
- a CDS encoding nucleotidyltransferase family protein: MSPRNSTPDQQRNQQSAAAGAGSAPPVIAGLLLAAGGGRRLGGHPKALLTYRGRPLVENAVRVLREAGCGPLHVVLGASAAEVRERADLSGCVVTDNPDWAEGMGSSLRVGLASLAGTGAGAALVSLVDQPGIGPEAVARVRAAYRSPASLVAAAYDGERGHPVLFGADRWPDIVATATGDKGARVHLAAHAAELTLVECGDIAEAFDIDTPPDLARLA, translated from the coding sequence ATGTCACCCCGCAACAGCACACCCGACCAGCAACGCAACCAGCAGTCCGCCGCGGCGGGCGCCGGCTCCGCTCCCCCGGTGATCGCCGGCCTGCTCCTCGCGGCCGGCGGCGGCCGTCGCCTGGGCGGCCACCCGAAGGCCCTGCTGACCTATCGGGGCCGCCCGCTGGTGGAGAACGCCGTACGGGTCCTGCGCGAGGCGGGCTGCGGCCCGCTGCACGTGGTGCTCGGCGCCTCCGCGGCCGAGGTGCGCGAGCGCGCCGACCTGAGCGGCTGCGTGGTGACCGACAACCCGGACTGGGCCGAGGGCATGGGCTCCTCCCTGCGGGTCGGCCTCGCCTCACTGGCCGGTACGGGCGCCGGGGCGGCCCTGGTCTCCCTGGTGGACCAGCCGGGCATCGGCCCGGAGGCGGTGGCCCGGGTCCGGGCCGCCTACCGCTCCCCGGCGAGCCTGGTGGCGGCGGCCTACGACGGCGAGCGCGGGCACCCGGTGCTCTTCGGGGCGGACCGCTGGCCGGACATCGTGGCGACGGCCACGGGCGACAAGGGCGCGCGGGTGCACCTCGCGGCGCACGCGGCGGAGCTCACACTGGTCGAGTGCGGGGACATCGCGGAGGCCTTCGACATCGACACCCCTCCCGACCTGGCACGACTTGCCTGA
- a CDS encoding response regulator — protein MTIRLLLADDHPVVRAGLRAVLDTEPDFEVVAEAATAERAVELARSAGVDVVLMDLQFGPGGGMHGSAATALITAGSPSPRVLVLTTYDTDADILAAVEAGASGYLLKDAPPEELAAAVRTAAAGQSALAPAVALRLMDRMRTPAEALTKRELEVLQLVADGLSNQQISKQLFLSQATVKSHLVHIYAKLGVDSRTSAVAAAATRRLIRTP, from the coding sequence ATGACGATCCGGCTGCTCCTCGCCGACGACCACCCGGTGGTCCGGGCCGGGCTGCGCGCGGTACTGGACACGGAGCCGGACTTCGAGGTGGTGGCGGAGGCGGCGACGGCGGAACGCGCGGTGGAGCTGGCCCGCTCCGCCGGGGTCGACGTGGTCCTGATGGACCTCCAGTTCGGCCCCGGCGGCGGCATGCACGGCTCGGCGGCCACGGCCCTGATCACGGCCGGGTCCCCGTCCCCCCGGGTGCTGGTCCTGACCACGTACGACACGGACGCGGACATCCTGGCGGCGGTGGAGGCGGGCGCCTCGGGCTACCTCCTCAAAGACGCCCCGCCGGAGGAACTGGCGGCGGCGGTCCGCACCGCGGCGGCCGGCCAGTCCGCGCTGGCCCCGGCGGTGGCGCTGCGCCTGATGGACCGCATGCGGACCCCGGCGGAGGCCCTGACCAAGCGGGAACTGGAGGTCCTCCAACTGGTCGCAGACGGCCTGTCGAACCAGCAGATCTCCAAACAGCTCTTCCTCAGCCAGGCCACCGTCAAATCCCACCTGGTCCACATCTACGCAAAACTGGGCGTCGACTCCCGCACCTCGGCAGTAGCCGCGGCGGCCACCCGCCGCCTGATCCGCACGCCGTAG
- a CDS encoding sensor histidine kinase has translation MTAHLPPPTPGAPADPGARALTPVSRVLRLCLHALLFGLLALAAGRAVADSAPRAGWVVAACALLAAVYLAGVRTPAVHSSARAGAVWLAALGAAWAALLVVSPDGLWIAFPLYFLELHLLRLRWGVTAVTVTACAAIAGFLAHSGAVTPGAFLGPLLGGAVAVATVLGYQALYRESERRRELIEELITTRAELAAAERSAGILAERERLAREIHDTLAQGLSSIQLLLRAAERGLPEDSAALAHIGRAREAAQENLAEARRFVRALTPPDLEHGSLPAALERLCSGAPGPRVRFSLSGTARPLPTPYEVALLRIAQSALANVVRHAGAGRAEITLTFMDSSVTLDIVDDGKGFDPGAASAAPSDGGGFGLPAMRSRAESLSGLFTVESAPGQGTAVAVTLPLPAETLS, from the coding sequence ATGACCGCTCACCTCCCGCCCCCCACGCCCGGTGCCCCCGCCGACCCCGGCGCCCGCGCCCTCACCCCCGTCTCCCGCGTCCTGCGGCTGTGCCTGCACGCGCTGCTCTTCGGCCTGCTCGCCCTCGCCGCCGGGCGGGCCGTCGCCGACTCCGCGCCGCGCGCGGGCTGGGTGGTCGCGGCCTGCGCGCTGCTGGCCGCCGTGTACCTCGCGGGCGTACGGACCCCCGCGGTGCACAGCTCGGCGCGCGCCGGGGCGGTGTGGCTGGCCGCCCTGGGCGCGGCCTGGGCCGCGCTGCTCGTGGTCTCCCCCGACGGGCTGTGGATCGCCTTCCCGCTGTACTTCCTGGAGCTGCACCTGCTGCGGCTGCGCTGGGGCGTGACGGCCGTCACGGTCACCGCCTGTGCGGCGATCGCCGGCTTCCTCGCACACAGCGGCGCGGTGACCCCGGGAGCCTTCCTGGGGCCGCTGCTGGGCGGGGCCGTGGCGGTGGCGACCGTACTGGGCTACCAGGCGCTGTACCGGGAGAGCGAGCGGCGCCGCGAGCTGATCGAGGAGCTCATCACGACCCGGGCCGAGCTGGCCGCGGCCGAGCGGAGCGCCGGGATCCTGGCGGAGCGGGAGCGGCTGGCCAGGGAGATCCACGACACCCTGGCGCAGGGCCTGTCCTCCATCCAGCTCCTCCTGCGGGCCGCCGAGCGCGGTCTGCCCGAGGACTCGGCGGCCCTCGCGCACATCGGCCGGGCCCGGGAGGCCGCGCAGGAGAACCTCGCCGAGGCACGGCGCTTCGTACGGGCCCTCACGCCTCCGGACCTGGAGCACGGGTCGCTGCCGGCGGCGCTGGAACGCTTGTGCTCGGGGGCTCCGGGCCCCCGGGTCCGGTTCTCCCTGAGCGGCACCGCGCGCCCCCTCCCGACCCCCTACGAGGTGGCCCTGCTGCGGATCGCGCAGTCGGCGCTGGCCAATGTGGTGCGGCACGCCGGGGCCGGGCGCGCCGAGATCACCCTGACCTTCATGGACTCCTCCGTGACCCTGGACATCGTCGACGACGGCAAGGGCTTCGACCCCGGCGCGGCGTCCGCCGCCCCCTCGGACGGCGGCGGCTTCGGCCTGCCGGCGATGCGCTCGCGGGCCGAGAGCCTCAGCGGCCTGTTCACGGTGGAATCCGCCCCGGGCCAGGGCACCGCCGTGGCCGTCACCCTTCCCCTGCCCGCGGAGACCCTGTCATGA
- the alc gene encoding allantoicase, protein MAIESFTGNANPYGGGDPYADYRSADFPFTQYANLAARELGAGVIEANDEFFAQRENLLISEAAHFDPEDFGHKGKVMDGWETRRRRGISATQPWPTPEDHDWALVRLGAPGVIRGIVVDTAHFRGNMPQAVSVEATNWEGALAPTPAELQGDDIKWTTIVARTTVGGHAANGFEIDAEQRFTHLRVNQHPDGGIARLRVYGEVVPDPKWLAALGSFDVVALENGGSVQDASNRFYSPPTNTINPGRSRKMDDGWETARRRDNGNDWIRYQLVAESEIRAVEIDTAYLKGNSAGWASLSIKTGEEGEWTEFLPRTRLQPDTNHRFVLDAPAVGTHVRIDIFPDGGFSRLRLFGALTEAGTAAHTARHQELGG, encoded by the coding sequence GTGGCGATTGAATCCTTCACCGGCAACGCGAACCCGTACGGAGGCGGCGACCCGTACGCGGACTACCGCAGCGCGGACTTCCCGTTCACCCAGTACGCGAACCTCGCCGCCCGTGAGCTCGGCGCCGGTGTCATCGAGGCCAACGACGAGTTCTTCGCCCAGCGCGAGAACCTGCTGATCTCCGAGGCCGCGCACTTCGACCCCGAGGACTTCGGCCACAAGGGCAAGGTCATGGACGGCTGGGAGACCCGCCGCCGCCGCGGCATCTCCGCCACCCAGCCCTGGCCGACCCCCGAGGACCACGACTGGGCGCTCGTCCGCCTGGGCGCCCCCGGCGTCATCCGCGGCATCGTCGTCGACACCGCCCACTTCCGCGGCAACATGCCGCAGGCCGTCTCCGTAGAGGCCACCAACTGGGAAGGCGCCCTCGCGCCGACCCCGGCGGAGCTCCAGGGCGACGACATCAAGTGGACGACCATCGTCGCCCGCACCACCGTCGGCGGCCACGCGGCCAACGGCTTCGAGATCGACGCCGAGCAGCGCTTCACGCACCTGCGCGTCAACCAGCACCCCGACGGCGGCATCGCCCGCCTGCGCGTCTACGGCGAGGTCGTTCCCGACCCCAAGTGGCTCGCGGCGCTCGGCTCCTTCGACGTGGTGGCCCTGGAGAACGGCGGCTCCGTCCAGGACGCCTCCAACCGCTTCTACTCCCCGCCGACCAACACCATCAACCCGGGCCGCTCCCGCAAGATGGACGACGGCTGGGAGACCGCCCGCCGCCGTGACAACGGCAACGACTGGATCCGCTACCAGCTCGTCGCCGAGTCCGAGATCCGCGCCGTCGAGATCGACACCGCGTACCTCAAGGGCAACTCGGCCGGCTGGGCCTCGCTGTCGATCAAGACCGGCGAGGAGGGCGAGTGGACGGAGTTCCTGCCGCGCACCCGCCTGCAGCCCGACACCAACCACCGCTTCGTGCTCGACGCCCCGGCGGTCGGCACGCACGTGCGCATCGACATCTTCCCGGACGGCGGCTTCTCCCGCCTGCGCCTCTTCGGCGCGCTGACGGAGGCCGGCACCGCCGCGCACACCGCCCGTCACCAGGAGCTGGGCGGCTGA
- a CDS encoding ABC transporter permease, with amino-acid sequence MFVAWRDLRFAKGRFALMGSVVLLITLLVGLLSGLTAGLARENISAITGLPATTRLAFAAPAGDQKVSFTNSQVPEKAWLAWREQPGVTSAQPLGIRTTNVVSGERTAGVSVFGVDPAGSLAPRGSGLAQGQVVLTEKAAKELGGLTAGGRIRIGQVELTVAAVSGTAAYSHTPVVWMDLNDWQRVGNPGTSIDTLATVVALDGSGVDWAAGDEATGTEAQTIDGALSAIGSYTSENGSLQLMRGFLFAISALVIGAFFTVWTIQRSGDIAVLKALGASTPYLLKDALGQAVVMLALGTGAGTALAAGFGALISGGDVPFVLDAATVLVPAAVMIALGALGAALSIRRITAVDPLTALGSAR; translated from the coding sequence ATGTTCGTCGCATGGAGAGATCTACGGTTCGCGAAGGGCCGCTTCGCCCTGATGGGCTCGGTGGTACTGCTGATCACGCTGCTGGTCGGCCTGTTGTCCGGGCTCACCGCCGGCCTGGCCCGGGAGAACATCTCGGCCATCACCGGCTTGCCCGCCACCACCCGCCTCGCGTTCGCCGCGCCCGCCGGGGACCAGAAGGTCTCCTTCACCAACTCCCAGGTGCCCGAGAAGGCCTGGCTGGCCTGGCGGGAGCAGCCGGGGGTGACCTCGGCGCAGCCGCTGGGCATCCGCACCACCAACGTCGTCTCCGGTGAGCGCACGGCGGGCGTGTCCGTCTTCGGCGTGGATCCGGCGGGATCCCTGGCGCCCCGGGGGAGCGGGCTCGCCCAGGGACAGGTGGTCCTCACGGAGAAGGCCGCCAAGGAGCTCGGCGGGCTGACCGCCGGAGGCAGGATCAGGATCGGCCAGGTCGAGCTGACCGTGGCCGCGGTCTCCGGCACCGCCGCCTACAGCCACACCCCGGTCGTCTGGATGGACCTCAACGACTGGCAGCGCGTCGGGAACCCCGGCACCTCCATCGACACCCTCGCCACCGTCGTCGCCCTGGACGGCTCCGGCGTCGACTGGGCGGCCGGGGACGAGGCCACCGGCACCGAGGCGCAGACCATCGACGGGGCGCTGAGCGCGATCGGCTCCTACACCTCCGAGAACGGCTCGCTCCAGCTGATGCGCGGGTTCCTCTTCGCCATCTCGGCCCTGGTCATAGGAGCCTTCTTCACCGTGTGGACCATCCAGCGCAGCGGGGACATCGCCGTGCTGAAGGCACTGGGTGCCTCCACCCCGTACCTCCTCAAGGACGCCCTTGGGCAGGCCGTGGTGATGCTGGCGCTCGGCACCGGTGCGGGCACCGCGCTCGCGGCCGGCTTCGGTGCCCTGATCAGCGGCGGGGACGTGCCCTTCGTGCTCGACGCCGCCACCGTGCTGGTCCCGGCCGCCGTCATGATCGCGCTCGGCGCGCTGGGCGCGGCCCTGTCCATCCGGCGGATCACCGCCGTAGACCCCCTGACCGCTCTCGGGAGCGCCCGATGA
- a CDS encoding IclR family transcriptional regulator, with translation MPTSSASTTDASTKPTAASGGVQSLERAFDLLERMADAGGEVGLSELSAASGLPLPTIHRLMRTLVACGYVRQQPNRRYSLGPRLIRLGESASRLLGTWARPYLARLVEETGETANMALLDGDEIVYVAQVPSKHSMRMFTEVGRRVLPHSTGVGKALLAYTPADEVRALLARTGMPAATEKTITTPEGFLDALEVVRRVGYAVDDNEQEIGVRCLAVSVPNSPTAAAISISGPAGRVTESVAESFVPILQGVAAELSVALQSQNPA, from the coding sequence GTGCCGACGTCCAGCGCCAGCACCACCGACGCCTCCACCAAGCCCACCGCCGCCAGCGGTGGCGTCCAGTCCCTTGAGCGCGCCTTCGATCTGCTCGAACGCATGGCCGATGCCGGGGGCGAAGTCGGCCTCAGTGAGCTCTCCGCCGCCAGCGGTCTGCCGCTGCCCACCATCCATCGCCTCATGCGCACCCTCGTGGCGTGCGGCTACGTCCGGCAGCAGCCCAACCGACGTTACTCCCTCGGACCCCGGCTGATCCGCCTCGGCGAGTCCGCGTCGCGGCTGCTGGGCACCTGGGCCCGCCCCTACCTGGCGCGTCTGGTCGAGGAGACCGGCGAGACCGCGAACATGGCCCTGCTCGACGGGGACGAGATCGTCTACGTCGCCCAGGTGCCGTCCAAGCACTCCATGCGCATGTTCACCGAGGTCGGCCGCCGGGTGCTGCCGCACTCCACCGGCGTGGGCAAGGCGCTGCTCGCCTACACCCCCGCGGACGAGGTACGGGCCCTGCTCGCCCGCACCGGGATGCCGGCCGCGACCGAGAAGACCATCACCACGCCCGAGGGCTTCCTGGACGCCCTGGAGGTCGTCCGCCGGGTGGGCTACGCGGTCGACGACAACGAGCAGGAAATAGGAGTCCGCTGCCTGGCGGTCTCCGTGCCGAACTCCCCGACCGCCGCCGCGATCTCCATCTCCGGCCCGGCCGGCCGGGTGACCGAGTCGGTGGCCGAGTCCTTCGTGCCGATCCTCCAGGGCGTCGCGGCCGAGCTGTCCGTGGCCCTGCAGAGCCAGAACCCTGCGTAG
- the allB gene encoding allantoinase AllB — protein sequence MAVELVLRSTRVITPEGTRAASVAVAGGKIAAVLPYEADVPAGARLEDFGDDVLLPGLVDTHVHVNDPGRTEWEGFWTATRAAAAGGITTILDMPLNSLPPTTTTANLVVKQDVARTKAHVDVGFWGGALPDNVKDLRPLHDAGVFGFKCFLSPSGVDEFPLLDQEQLAASLAEITGFGGLLIVHAEDPHHLESAPQNAGPKYADFLASRPQDAENTAIQNLIDQAKRLNARVHVLHLSSASALPLIAAAKAEGVRITVESCPHFLTLTAEEVPDGATEFKCCPPIRESANQDVLWDALADGTIDCIVSDHSPSTADLKTGDFATAWGGISSLQLGLPAIWTEAKKRGHALEDVVRWMSAAPAALAGLASKGAIEAGRDADFAVLAPEETFTVDPAELHHRNQVTAYAGKTLHGVVKSTWLRGAQIADHGTPSEPTGRLLERQN from the coding sequence CTGGCTGTGGAACTGGTACTGCGCTCGACGCGCGTCATCACCCCCGAGGGGACGCGTGCCGCTTCGGTGGCCGTCGCCGGCGGGAAGATCGCGGCCGTGCTGCCGTACGAGGCCGACGTACCGGCCGGTGCCCGGCTGGAGGACTTCGGCGACGACGTGCTCCTCCCCGGCCTGGTCGACACCCACGTCCACGTGAACGACCCCGGTCGTACCGAGTGGGAAGGCTTCTGGACGGCCACCCGCGCCGCCGCGGCCGGTGGCATCACCACCATCCTCGACATGCCGCTCAACTCCCTGCCGCCGACCACGACCACCGCCAACCTGGTGGTCAAGCAGGACGTGGCCCGGACCAAGGCGCACGTGGACGTCGGCTTCTGGGGCGGTGCGCTGCCGGACAACGTCAAGGACCTGCGCCCGCTGCACGACGCCGGCGTCTTCGGCTTCAAGTGCTTCCTGTCGCCCTCCGGCGTCGACGAGTTCCCCCTCCTCGACCAGGAGCAGCTGGCCGCCTCGCTCGCCGAGATCACCGGCTTCGGCGGCCTGCTGATCGTGCACGCCGAGGACCCGCACCACCTGGAGTCCGCGCCGCAGAACGCGGGCCCCAAGTACGCCGACTTCCTGGCCTCCCGCCCCCAGGACGCCGAGAACACCGCGATCCAGAACCTGATCGACCAGGCGAAGCGACTGAACGCGCGCGTTCACGTCCTGCACCTGTCCTCCGCCTCCGCGCTGCCGCTCATCGCCGCCGCGAAGGCCGAGGGCGTCCGGATCACGGTCGAGTCCTGCCCGCACTTCCTCACCCTGACGGCCGAGGAAGTCCCGGACGGCGCGACCGAGTTCAAGTGCTGCCCGCCCATCCGCGAGTCCGCCAACCAGGACGTCCTGTGGGACGCGCTCGCCGACGGCACGATCGACTGCATCGTCTCCGACCACTCCCCCTCCACCGCGGACCTCAAGACCGGCGACTTCGCCACCGCGTGGGGCGGCATCTCCTCCCTCCAGCTGGGCCTGCCGGCCATCTGGACCGAGGCGAAGAAGCGCGGCCACGCCCTGGAGGACGTGGTCCGCTGGATGTCCGCAGCCCCGGCCGCCCTCGCCGGTCTGGCGAGCAAGGGCGCGATCGAGGCCGGCCGCGACGCCGACTTCGCCGTCCTGGCCCCCGAAGAGACCTTCACCGTGGACCCCGCGGAACTGCACCACCGCAACCAGGTCACGGCGTACGCGGGCAAGACCCTGCACGGCGTCGTGAAGTCCACCTGGCTGCGCGGCGCGCAGATCGCCGACCACGGCACCCCGTCCGAGCCCACCGGCCGACTCCTTGAAAGGCAGAACTGA
- a CDS encoding ABC transporter ATP-binding protein — MTLLVHDVTLTYPDGDGRLTALDAVGLEVPAGTLTAVVGPSGSGKSSLLAVAATLVTPDAGRVVVAGQDTSTLGPGEKSALRREKIGIVFQQPNLLASLTAAEQLQVMAHLSGRPARALRRRALELLDAVGLADKADKRPHQLSGGQRQRINIARALMNEPAVLLVDEPTSALDHERGAAILDLLVTLTRERSTATVLVTHDHAHLERMDRTTTMTDGRLTQGVEPVPAP, encoded by the coding sequence ATGACCCTGCTCGTGCACGACGTCACGCTCACCTACCCGGACGGCGACGGCCGCCTCACCGCGCTGGACGCGGTCGGCCTGGAGGTGCCGGCCGGCACCCTGACGGCGGTGGTCGGCCCCTCCGGTTCCGGGAAGTCCAGCCTGCTGGCGGTCGCCGCCACCCTCGTCACGCCCGACGCGGGACGGGTGGTGGTGGCCGGGCAGGACACCTCGACGCTCGGCCCGGGCGAGAAGTCGGCGCTGCGCCGGGAGAAGATCGGCATCGTCTTCCAGCAGCCGAACCTGCTGGCCTCGCTCACCGCCGCCGAACAGCTGCAGGTCATGGCCCACCTCTCCGGCCGGCCCGCGCGCGCCCTGCGCCGGCGGGCCCTGGAGCTGCTGGACGCGGTGGGATTGGCCGACAAGGCCGACAAGCGGCCGCACCAGCTCTCCGGGGGGCAGCGCCAGCGGATCAACATCGCCCGCGCCCTGATGAACGAGCCGGCCGTGCTGCTGGTCGACGAGCCCACCAGCGCCCTGGACCACGAGCGCGGCGCCGCGATCCTGGACCTGCTGGTCACCCTCACCCGGGAGCGCTCCACCGCCACGGTGCTGGTCACCCACGACCACGCGCACCTGGAGCGGATGGACCGCACCACGACGATGACGGACGGCCGCCTCACTCAGGGTGTGGAGCCGGTCCCGGCGCCGTAG